One segment of Bacilli bacterium PM5-9 DNA contains the following:
- a CDS encoding drug/metabolite transporter (DMT)-like permease (product_source=COG0697; cog=COG0697; pfam=PF00892; superfamily=103481; transmembrane_helix_parts=Inside_1_6,TMhelix_7_29,Outside_30_38,TMhelix_39_56,Inside_57_62,TMhelix_63_82,Outside_83_96,TMhelix_97_114,Inside_115_120,TMhelix_121_143,Outside_144_147,TMhelix_148_170,Inside_171_176,TMhelix_177_199,Outside_200_208,TMhelix_209_231,Inside_232_237,TMhelix_238_260,Outside_261_264,TMhelix_265_284,Inside_285_291): protein MDKSKLAIFLLVIITFIWGYSFVSSSQLINSGVSSELLLFARFGIGAIALAIIGFPKIKKSKIIEVKAGVIVGLCIIFAMYMQNQSFNYTSISKSSFIASSAIIIVPFLAYAINKSSVTIKNLIGLALAMVGTIILSVDATTFTSINFGDLLAILSAFGFAFQIVLLAKFGKGTNAICVAFYQTLTVSLGGLLLVLINGSPIDVLFDEANIFPLLYLGLLATAICYIVQTWASKYVKEVVLSVIISAQALIAAFLDVIVLHNDLTSQLLIGGTLISTAIVYLVFDKENKKE from the coding sequence ATAAATAGTGGAGTAAGTTCAGAATTATTATTGTTTGCTCGTTTTGGAATAGGTGCAATTGCTTTAGCAATCATTGGATTTCCAAAAATAAAGAAAAGTAAAATAATAGAAGTAAAAGCAGGAGTGATTGTTGGACTATGTATCATTTTTGCGATGTATATGCAAAATCAATCTTTTAATTACACCTCAATTTCTAAGAGCTCTTTTATAGCAAGCTCGGCAATTATTATTGTTCCATTTTTAGCTTATGCAATAAATAAATCTAGTGTTACTATCAAGAACTTAATAGGACTTGCTTTAGCAATGGTAGGGACAATTATCTTATCAGTTGATGCTACAACATTTACAAGTATAAACTTTGGTGATCTTTTAGCAATATTAAGTGCATTTGGTTTTGCATTTCAAATAGTATTACTAGCAAAATTCGGTAAAGGCACAAATGCGATATGCGTAGCTTTTTATCAAACACTAACGGTATCTTTAGGTGGTTTATTACTAGTATTAATTAATGGTTCACCAATAGATGTTTTGTTTGATGAAGCTAATATTTTTCCATTACTATATTTAGGTTTGTTAGCAACTGCAATTTGTTATATCGTGCAAACGTGGGCATCTAAATATGTTAAAGAGGTAGTGCTAAGTGTTATTATTTCTGCGCAAGCACTTATTGCTGCATTTTTAGATGTAATAGTTTTACATAATGATTTAACATCTCAATTATTAATCGGTGGAACATTAATAAGTACTGCAATTGTATATTTAGTCTTTGATAAAGAAAACAAGAAAGAATAG